From a single Prochlorococcus sp. MIT 0603 genomic region:
- the cobN gene encoding cobaltochelatase subunit CobN, with protein sequence MHRVANLPGEEPNENLAFIEQPEAPVLFLTSAQSDISTLSYVLEKENEHELSSEIRALNIALLRNNAQIDHYLSNTAKRTKIIIVRFLGGRSDWSYGFQQLSTWAQSHNRKLIILSGTSEQEIELNSISNISFELTTKIGKLLKIGGIDNMRIFLKTIKILLNGDNVDINNIYVNKIDDPLKWNWESCNGYKVGVIFYTSILNSGNIEFAYDILKEIKKKGLNPRSLWVSSLKTESIQLKVQKIFEKENISCILTTTSFSSLKNESNKGDGLIWDILGIPVFQLLLSNRSKESWTKSTRGLDPIDLSLQVVLPELDGRITTKIAAFKSHYKSDKNISTSIYKFKSDKTNIKWIINLVESWIILQNLKPEDVKASIILSNYPIKDGRIANGVGLDTPASLLSILKDLSNSGYDIGKTGIPVYSKEIMQLILKGRTNSEETKNNPPLDYLSLEQYNFYWNSINKEARNKVESFWGKPKDAYDIEQEGFAIHGIRLGNIAILIQPSRGYTEDNISDIHSQTLPPTHRYLAQYFWIHKIFNSNVIMHLGKHGTAEWLPGKSVGLSNSCFPQTIIPPLPYLYPFIVNDPGEGSQAKRRTHAVIIDHLTPPLGRAGLTKELSQLESLLDEYNESLLLDSHRSSILKNKIDKLISENNLINFITNEEFRNRNTEIDSSYNLIDAYLCELKETQIRCGLHIFGKLPSIEKLEELILSIALVPTLNNKGLTQSLAKYLDLDIDPWSDTESEELSLNDITIMKGLVDISFNIKGDLISWLNNQAQYIVSYHLRDYLHKESEIKIIDSLVHFIRIPNKNDTINKLRKIIIPRTVESSSRETNSLLQSFKGRRISSGASGSPTRGKIEVLPTGKNFYSIDLRCVPTEAAWDLGRRSAEQILELYLLDNGTNLKSLALSVWATSTMRNGGEDICQLLALIGVKPLWDYTTHKIIGLEIIPSNILCRPRVDVTLRISGLFRDAFPHLVELVNKAYSLIANLEEEDELNPYASLKKKGESLSRVFGSAPESYGTGLQELINLGTWEDKKDLANCYLEASQWHYKDSKEPAKERSNLENILKTVQVVLHSQDNREHDLLDSDDYYQFHGGLSTAVKELSGSAPKIYFGDNSRFSRPRVHKLSREIDKVMRSRLLNPKWIEAMKEHGYKGAFEMSASLDYLFAYDATTEAVDDWCYSALLSTWLCDKSTSGFLLRENPWVLRDMSERLLEAYNRNMWAAKEHEIEKIKSLIIESEKDIEQNNYL encoded by the coding sequence ATGCATCGAGTAGCAAATCTTCCAGGCGAAGAACCTAATGAAAATTTAGCATTTATTGAGCAGCCAGAAGCTCCTGTTCTGTTCTTAACTTCTGCACAGTCAGATATATCTACATTGTCTTATGTACTGGAAAAAGAGAATGAGCATGAATTATCAAGTGAGATTAGAGCACTTAACATTGCTTTACTAAGGAATAATGCACAGATAGACCACTACCTTTCTAATACAGCAAAAAGAACAAAAATAATTATTGTTAGGTTTTTGGGAGGCAGGTCTGACTGGTCATATGGTTTTCAACAACTGTCCACTTGGGCACAATCTCATAATAGAAAGTTGATAATATTATCAGGTACATCTGAGCAAGAAATAGAGTTAAATAGTATAAGCAATATTTCCTTTGAGTTAACAACAAAAATCGGGAAACTATTAAAAATCGGTGGTATAGATAATATGCGTATATTTCTAAAGACAATAAAGATATTACTAAATGGAGATAATGTAGATATCAATAATATTTATGTAAATAAAATAGATGATCCACTAAAATGGAATTGGGAAAGTTGTAATGGATATAAAGTTGGAGTAATATTCTATACGTCAATATTAAATTCGGGAAATATTGAATTTGCTTATGACATACTAAAAGAGATAAAGAAAAAAGGGCTAAATCCAAGATCATTATGGGTCTCAAGCCTTAAAACCGAATCAATCCAACTAAAGGTTCAGAAGATATTTGAGAAAGAAAACATAAGTTGTATTCTAACAACAACTTCATTTTCTTCATTAAAGAATGAGTCAAATAAAGGAGATGGGCTCATATGGGATATTTTAGGAATACCAGTATTTCAGCTATTATTATCAAACAGGTCAAAAGAATCTTGGACAAAGTCCACAAGAGGACTTGACCCAATAGACTTATCATTACAAGTAGTTCTACCAGAATTGGATGGCAGAATAACAACTAAAATAGCTGCTTTTAAATCACACTATAAAAGTGACAAAAACATTAGCACATCAATATATAAATTTAAATCTGATAAAACAAATATAAAATGGATTATTAATTTAGTTGAATCATGGATAATACTTCAGAATTTAAAACCAGAGGATGTAAAAGCTAGCATAATATTATCTAACTATCCAATTAAGGATGGACGGATAGCAAATGGAGTTGGACTGGATACACCAGCAAGTCTTTTATCTATATTAAAAGATTTAAGCAATAGTGGTTATGATATTGGTAAAACTGGAATACCAGTATACAGTAAAGAAATAATGCAGTTAATACTTAAAGGTAGGACCAATTCTGAGGAAACAAAAAACAATCCTCCTTTAGATTATTTATCTTTAGAACAATATAACTTTTATTGGAATAGTATTAATAAAGAGGCTAGGAATAAAGTAGAGTCATTTTGGGGCAAGCCAAAAGATGCCTATGATATAGAACAAGAAGGTTTTGCTATACATGGTATAAGATTAGGGAATATTGCTATTCTTATACAACCATCAAGAGGTTATACAGAAGATAATATATCAGATATACATTCACAAACTCTCCCACCAACACATAGATATCTGGCACAATATTTTTGGATACATAAAATATTCAATTCAAATGTAATAATGCATCTGGGAAAACATGGTACAGCAGAATGGTTGCCAGGGAAAAGTGTTGGCTTAAGTAATAGTTGCTTCCCGCAAACTATCATTCCACCTTTGCCATATTTATACCCTTTTATAGTAAATGATCCAGGTGAGGGATCTCAGGCAAAGAGAAGGACTCATGCAGTAATAATAGATCATTTAACACCACCATTAGGGAGAGCAGGTTTAACGAAAGAGTTATCACAACTTGAGAGTTTACTCGATGAATATAATGAATCTCTTCTTTTAGACTCTCATAGGTCTTCAATACTTAAAAATAAAATAGACAAATTAATATCTGAGAATAATCTAATTAATTTTATAACCAACGAGGAATTTAGGAATAGGAATACTGAAATTGATTCCTCATACAATTTAATTGATGCTTACCTATGTGAATTGAAAGAAACACAAATAAGATGTGGGCTTCATATTTTTGGTAAGTTGCCTTCAATCGAAAAGCTAGAAGAGCTAATACTATCTATTGCACTAGTTCCGACATTAAATAATAAAGGTTTGACGCAATCACTAGCAAAGTATCTTGATTTAGATATTGACCCATGGTCAGATACAGAATCGGAAGAACTATCACTAAATGATATAACTATAATGAAAGGTTTAGTAGATATATCATTTAACATAAAAGGTGATCTAATAAGCTGGCTAAACAATCAAGCTCAATATATAGTTAGCTATCATTTAAGGGATTATTTACATAAAGAAAGTGAGATAAAGATAATAGACAGTTTAGTACACTTTATAAGAATCCCAAACAAGAATGATACCATCAATAAATTAAGGAAAATAATTATTCCTAGGACAGTAGAATCGTCATCTAGAGAAACGAATTCATTATTACAATCATTTAAAGGTAGAAGAATATCAAGTGGTGCATCTGGCTCACCTACTCGGGGCAAAATAGAGGTATTGCCTACTGGAAAGAATTTTTATAGTATAGATTTAAGGTGTGTGCCAACAGAAGCAGCATGGGATTTAGGCAGAAGAAGTGCAGAACAAATATTAGAACTCTATTTATTAGACAATGGGACAAATCTTAAAAGTTTGGCGTTGTCTGTATGGGCAACATCTACCATGAGGAACGGTGGGGAAGATATCTGCCAATTATTAGCTCTAATAGGAGTAAAGCCTTTATGGGATTATACGACTCACAAAATAATTGGATTAGAAATTATTCCATCAAATATACTTTGCAGACCACGTGTAGATGTAACACTTAGAATATCAGGATTATTTAGAGATGCATTCCCCCACCTGGTCGAATTAGTCAACAAAGCATACTCTCTTATTGCAAATCTAGAAGAGGAAGATGAATTAAACCCTTATGCTTCGCTAAAGAAAAAAGGCGAATCTCTTTCCAGAGTATTCGGTTCAGCTCCTGAATCTTATGGCACTGGACTTCAAGAACTAATAAATCTTGGGACATGGGAAGACAAAAAAGACTTGGCTAATTGTTACTTAGAAGCCAGTCAATGGCATTATAAAGACAGCAAAGAGCCTGCAAAAGAGAGATCTAACTTAGAGAATATTTTGAAAACGGTACAGGTTGTCTTACACAGTCAGGATAATAGAGAGCATGATTTACTAGATTCAGATGATTATTATCAATTTCATGGTGGTCTATCCACTGCAGTCAAAGAACTTTCAGGATCAGCACCTAAAATATATTTTGGAGACAATTCAAGATTTAGCAGGCCTAGAGTTCACAAACTCAGTAGAGAAATAGACAAGGTAATGAGAAGTAGGTTATTAAACCCTAAATGGATAGAAGCAATGAAAGAACATGGATATAAAGGAGCTTTTGAGATGTCAGCTAGCCTGGATTACTTATTTGCATATGATGCAACCACAGAAGCAGTTGATGATTGGTGTTATTCAGCTCTGTTGAGCACTTGGTTATGTGACAAATCGACATCTGGTTTCTTGCTAAGAGAAAATCCGTGGGTTCTAAGAGATATGTCCGAAAGATTGCTTGAGGCTTATAACAGAAATATGTGGGCTGCAAAGGAGCATGAGATTGAAAAAATAAAGTCTCTTATTATAGAATCAGAGAAAGATATTGAACAAAATAATTATTTATAA